From the genome of Pelomonas sp. SE-A7, one region includes:
- a CDS encoding rod shape-determining protein has product MFASLRRYFSTDLAIDLGTANTLIYVRGKGIVLDEPSVVAIRHEGGPNGKKTIQAVGAEAKAMLGKVPGNIEAIRPMKDGVIADFVITEQMIKQFIKMVHDTKLLRPSPRIIICVPCGSTQVEKRAIRDAALGAGASEVHLIEEPMAAAIGAGLPVSEASGSMVIDIGGGTTEVGVISLGGMVYKGSVRVGGDKFDEAIINYIRRNYGMLIGEPTAEAIKKNIGSAFPGSEVKEMEVKGRNLSEGVPRSFTISSNEILEALTDPLNQIVSAVKNALEQTPPELGADIAERGMMLTGGGALLRDLDRLLAEETGLPVLVAEDPLTCVVRGCGMALERMERLGLIFASE; this is encoded by the coding sequence ATGTTCGCCTCCCTGCGCCGTTACTTCTCCACCGACCTTGCCATCGACCTGGGCACTGCCAACACCCTGATCTACGTCCGCGGCAAGGGCATCGTGCTCGATGAGCCCTCGGTCGTTGCCATCCGCCACGAGGGCGGGCCCAACGGCAAGAAGACCATCCAGGCCGTTGGCGCCGAAGCCAAGGCCATGCTGGGCAAGGTGCCCGGCAACATCGAGGCAATCCGCCCGATGAAGGACGGCGTGATCGCCGACTTCGTGATCACCGAGCAGATGATCAAGCAGTTCATCAAGATGGTGCACGACACCAAGCTGCTGCGTCCCTCGCCCCGCATCATCATCTGCGTGCCCTGCGGTTCGACCCAGGTCGAGAAGCGCGCGATCCGCGACGCCGCCCTCGGCGCCGGCGCCTCCGAGGTGCACCTGATCGAAGAACCGATGGCTGCCGCGATCGGCGCTGGCCTGCCGGTCTCCGAAGCCAGCGGCTCGATGGTCATCGACATCGGCGGCGGCACCACCGAGGTCGGCGTGATCTCGCTGGGTGGCATGGTCTACAAGGGCTCGGTCCGCGTCGGCGGCGACAAGTTCGACGAGGCCATCATCAACTACATCCGCCGCAACTACGGCATGCTGATCGGCGAGCCCACGGCCGAAGCGATCAAGAAGAACATCGGATCGGCCTTCCCCGGCTCCGAAGTCAAGGAAATGGAAGTCAAGGGCCGCAACCTCAGCGAGGGCGTGCCGCGCAGCTTCACCATCTCGTCCAACGAGATCCTGGAAGCCCTGACCGACCCGCTCAACCAGATCGTCTCGGCCGTCAAGAACGCGCTGGAACAGACCCCGCCCGAGCTGGGCGCCGACATCGCCGAGCGCGGCATGATGCTGACCGGTGGCGGCGCGCTCTTGCGCGACCTGGACCGGTTGCTGGCCGAGGAAACCGGCCTGCCGGTGCTGGTGGCCGAAGACCCGCTGACCTGCGTGGTGCGCGGCTGTGGCATGGCCCTGGAGCGCATGGAGCGCCTGGGCCTGATCTTCGCGTCCGAGTAA
- the gatC gene encoding Asp-tRNA(Asn)/Glu-tRNA(Gln) amidotransferase subunit GatC produces the protein MALTSDDVSRIAHLARLELSPAEQAALLPQLNGFFSIVEQMSAVDTSGVEPLYTPLSAVQDVQLRLRDDKVTESNRRELNQVSAPVTEDGLYLVPKVIE, from the coding sequence ATGGCCCTGACCTCCGACGACGTGAGCCGCATCGCCCACCTGGCCCGGCTCGAACTCTCGCCTGCCGAACAGGCAGCCCTGCTGCCGCAGCTCAATGGTTTCTTCTCCATCGTCGAGCAGATGAGCGCGGTGGACACCAGCGGCGTCGAGCCGCTCTACACCCCGCTGTCGGCGGTGCAGGACGTGCAGCTGCGGCTGCGCGACGACAAGGTCACCGAAAGTAACCGCCGCGAGCTCAACCAGGTCAGCGCCCCCGTCACCGAGGACGGCCTGTACCTGGTGCCCAAGGTCATCGAATAA
- the gatA gene encoding Asp-tRNA(Asn)/Glu-tRNA(Gln) amidotransferase subunit GatA, with translation MKSLHEMGVAELGRALRERQVSSRELTQTLLARVQSNEALGAFLHIDAEAALARAAAADAMLAAGEAGALIGIPMAHKDIYVTADMPTTAGSRILESYRSPFDATVVARLNEAGTVSLGKLNCDEFAMGSANENSAYGPAHNPWDRSRVPGGSSGGSAVAVSARLVPASTGTDTGGSIRQPASFCGITGIKPTYGVCSRYGMIAFASSLDQAGPMARSAEDCALLLSAMSGFDERDATSINQPPQDFHAQMLQAREGATAAQPLKGLRIGVAAEFFPQGLSSDVNAAVRQGLAELEKLGATLVDVSLPRTELAIPVYYIIAPAEASSNLSRFDGVRFGHRAKQYGDLLDMYKKTRAEGFGPEVKRRIMIGTYVLSHGYYDAYYLQAQKLRRMIADDFQQAFAQCDLIAGPVAPSVAWKAGEGADDPVKAYLADIFTLPGSLAGLPGMSVPCGFGEGGLPVGLQLIGNYFKEGQLLHAAHALQQATDWHQRAPAGL, from the coding sequence ATGAAATCCCTGCACGAAATGGGCGTGGCCGAGCTGGGCCGCGCCCTGCGCGAACGCCAGGTCTCCAGCCGCGAACTGACCCAGACCCTGCTGGCCCGGGTCCAGTCCAACGAGGCGCTGGGCGCCTTCCTCCACATCGACGCCGAGGCCGCCCTGGCCCGCGCCGCCGCCGCCGACGCCATGCTGGCCGCTGGCGAGGCCGGCGCCCTGATCGGCATTCCGATGGCCCACAAGGACATCTACGTCACGGCCGACATGCCCACCACGGCCGGCTCCAGGATCCTGGAGAGCTACCGCAGCCCCTTCGACGCCACCGTCGTCGCCCGGCTGAACGAGGCCGGCACGGTCTCGCTGGGCAAGCTGAACTGCGACGAGTTCGCCATGGGCTCGGCCAACGAGAACTCGGCCTACGGCCCGGCCCACAACCCCTGGGACCGCTCGCGCGTGCCGGGCGGCTCCTCGGGCGGATCGGCCGTGGCGGTGTCGGCCCGTCTGGTACCCGCCTCCACCGGCACCGACACCGGCGGCTCGATCCGCCAGCCGGCCAGCTTCTGCGGCATCACCGGCATCAAGCCGACCTACGGCGTCTGCAGCCGCTACGGCATGATCGCCTTCGCCTCCAGCTTGGACCAGGCCGGCCCCATGGCCCGCTCGGCCGAGGACTGCGCCCTGCTGCTGTCCGCCATGAGCGGCTTCGACGAACGCGATGCCACCAGCATCAATCAGCCGCCGCAGGACTTCCATGCGCAGATGCTGCAAGCGCGTGAAGGCGCCACCGCAGCCCAGCCCTTGAAGGGCCTGCGCATCGGCGTGGCCGCCGAGTTCTTCCCTCAGGGCCTGTCCAGCGACGTGAACGCCGCCGTGCGCCAGGGCCTGGCCGAACTGGAGAAGCTGGGCGCCACCCTGGTGGACGTCAGCCTGCCGCGCACCGAGCTGGCCATTCCCGTCTACTACATCATTGCCCCGGCCGAGGCCAGCTCCAACCTGAGCCGCTTCGACGGCGTGCGCTTCGGCCACCGCGCCAAGCAGTACGGCGACCTGCTGGACATGTACAAGAAGACCCGCGCCGAAGGCTTCGGCCCCGAGGTCAAGCGCCGGATCATGATCGGCACCTACGTGCTCTCGCACGGCTACTACGACGCCTACTACCTGCAGGCCCAGAAGCTGCGCCGCATGATTGCCGACGACTTCCAGCAGGCCTTCGCGCAATGCGACCTGATCGCCGGCCCGGTGGCCCCGAGCGTGGCCTGGAAGGCCGGCGAGGGCGCGGACGATCCGGTCAAGGCCTACCTTGCCGACATCTTCACCCTGCCCGGTTCGCTGGCCGGCCTGCCGGGTATGAGCGTGCCCTGCGGCTTCGGCGAAGGCGGCCTGCCGGTCGGCCTGCAGCTGATAGGCAACTACTTCAAGGAGGGCCAGCTCTTGCATGCGGCCCATGCGCTGCAACAAGCGACCGACTGGCACCAGCGCGCTCCGGCAGGACTCTGA
- the gatB gene encoding Asp-tRNA(Asn)/Glu-tRNA(Gln) amidotransferase subunit GatB has product MTTTSKLIRGYEVVIGLENHVQLSTDSKIFSGSSTAFGAEPNTQASPVDLALPGTLPVLNRAAVDRAIRFGLAVGAKVAPLSIFARKNYFYPDLPKGYQISQFEIPVVQGGAVEFFVGDVKHKVNLTRAHLEEDAGKSLHEDYHGQSGIDLNRAGTPLLEIVSEPDMRSGAEAAEYAKTLHALVMWLGICDGNMQEGSFRCDVNVSVRKPGQPYGTRREIKNLNSFRYLLQAVDYEVNWQIDQIEDGLKIQQATVLFNPDTGETRAMRSKEDSADYRYFPDPDLPPLVIAPDWVEKVRGEMPELPGVMAARFVSADGLPEYDATMMTQSLATARYYEAAKAAGAAPKLVANWVMGEISKRLNSEGIEIEAAPVAAQVLAQLIARIADGTISNNSAKQVFDALWAGEGSDVDAIIAAKDLKQSNDTGAIEAILDEVLAANQKSVDEFRAGKDKAFNALVGQAMKATKGKANPALVNELLKKKLGG; this is encoded by the coding sequence ATGACGACCACGAGCAAACTCATCCGCGGCTACGAGGTCGTGATCGGCCTGGAGAACCACGTCCAGCTGTCCACCGACTCCAAGATCTTCAGCGGCAGCTCCACCGCCTTCGGCGCCGAGCCCAACACCCAGGCCTCGCCGGTGGACCTGGCCCTGCCCGGCACGCTGCCGGTGCTGAACCGCGCCGCCGTGGACCGCGCCATCCGCTTCGGCCTGGCGGTCGGCGCCAAGGTCGCGCCGCTGTCCATCTTCGCCCGCAAGAACTACTTCTATCCAGACCTGCCCAAGGGCTACCAGATCTCGCAGTTCGAGATTCCGGTGGTGCAGGGCGGCGCGGTCGAGTTCTTCGTCGGCGACGTCAAGCACAAGGTCAACCTGACCCGCGCCCACCTCGAGGAGGACGCCGGCAAGAGCCTGCATGAGGACTATCACGGCCAGTCGGGCATAGACCTGAACCGCGCCGGCACGCCGCTGCTGGAAATCGTCTCCGAGCCCGACATGCGCTCCGGCGCCGAGGCCGCCGAATACGCCAAAACCCTGCACGCCCTCGTGATGTGGCTGGGCATCTGCGACGGCAATATGCAGGAGGGCTCGTTCCGCTGCGACGTCAACGTCTCGGTGCGCAAGCCCGGCCAGCCCTATGGCACGCGACGCGAGATCAAGAACCTCAACAGCTTCCGCTACCTGCTGCAGGCGGTGGACTACGAGGTCAACTGGCAGATCGACCAGATCGAGGACGGCCTCAAGATCCAACAGGCCACCGTGCTGTTCAACCCGGACACCGGCGAGACCCGCGCGATGCGCAGCAAGGAAGACTCGGCCGACTACCGCTACTTCCCCGACCCCGACCTGCCGCCGCTGGTGATCGCGCCGGACTGGGTGGAGAAGGTGCGCGGCGAAATGCCCGAGCTGCCCGGCGTGATGGCGGCGCGCTTCGTGTCCGCCGACGGCCTGCCCGAGTACGACGCCACCATGATGACCCAGAGCCTGGCCACGGCCCGCTACTACGAGGCCGCCAAGGCCGCCGGTGCGGCGCCCAAGCTGGTGGCGAACTGGGTGATGGGCGAGATCAGCAAGCGGCTGAACAGCGAAGGCATCGAGATCGAAGCTGCGCCGGTAGCCGCTCAAGTGCTCGCCCAGCTGATCGCCCGCATCGCCGACGGCACGATCTCGAACAACTCTGCCAAGCAGGTTTTTGACGCCCTGTGGGCCGGCGAGGGTTCGGATGTCGACGCCATCATCGCGGCCAAGGACCTGAAGCAGTCCAACGACACCGGCGCCATCGAAGCCATCCTGGACGAGGTGCTGGCCGCCAACCAGAAGTCGGTGGACGAGTTCCGCGCCGGCAAGGACAAGGCCTTCAACGCCCTGGTCGGCCAGGCCATGAAAGCCACCAAGGGCAAGGCCAACCCGGCCCTGGTCAACGAGCTGCTCAAGAAGAAACTCGGCGGTTGA
- a CDS encoding RluA family pseudouridine synthase, producing MKHELGWLFEDGRCLVVDKPAGLLSVPGRGEDKQDCASSRVQQRHADALIVHRLDQATSGLLLFARGAEMQRAFSYEFMQRRVHKRYLAVVEGLLQPLDGEWREIDLPLIADWPNRPLQKIDQVQGKPSRTRWRVLAHEGGRSRVELEPVTGRSHQLRVHLQAIGHPIVGDALYGSTEGEPRLLLHACELALPEAPGGAISVVSPAPF from the coding sequence ATGAAGCATGAGCTGGGCTGGCTGTTCGAGGACGGGCGCTGCCTCGTCGTCGACAAGCCCGCCGGCCTGCTCTCGGTGCCCGGCCGCGGCGAAGACAAGCAGGACTGCGCCTCGAGCCGGGTCCAGCAACGTCATGCGGACGCGCTGATCGTCCACCGCCTCGACCAGGCCACCTCGGGCCTGCTGCTGTTCGCGCGCGGCGCCGAGATGCAGCGGGCCTTCAGCTACGAATTCATGCAGCGGCGGGTGCACAAACGCTACCTTGCAGTGGTCGAAGGTCTGCTGCAGCCGCTTGACGGCGAGTGGCGCGAGATCGATCTGCCGCTGATCGCCGACTGGCCGAACCGGCCGCTGCAAAAGATCGATCAGGTGCAGGGCAAGCCCTCCCGGACCCGCTGGCGGGTGCTGGCCCACGAGGGCGGCCGCAGCCGCGTCGAGCTGGAGCCGGTGACCGGCCGCTCGCACCAGCTGCGCGTCCACCTGCAGGCCATCGGCCACCCCATCGTCGGCGATGCCTTGTACGGCAGCACCGAAGGCGAACCGCGCCTGCTGCTGCATGCCTGCGAACTCGCCCTGCCCGAAGCGCCGGGCGGGGCCATCAGCGTCGTCAGCCCCGCGCCCTTCTGA
- a CDS encoding SDR family NAD(P)-dependent oxidoreductase has protein sequence MSAPSSHLFIVTGSSRGLGAALVERLLASPGNQVLGIARRTGPGHERLTQWSLDLAQPLAAAQQLQAWLAQQARPASATLINNAALLNPPGPVEGVELAALSDGLRVGLEATLLLSSAFLRAARPWGVPLKILNISSGLGRRAMAGAAPYCAAKAGMDNLSASMALDEAQRADGARVVSLAPGIIDTDMQVQLRAADPAGFPDHGNFVGYKSSGALASPVATAAKILAYLARSDFGHQAIADIRQA, from the coding sequence ATGAGTGCTCCCTCGTCCCATCTTTTCATCGTCACCGGCAGCTCCCGCGGCCTGGGCGCGGCCCTGGTCGAGCGGCTGCTGGCATCGCCCGGGAACCAGGTCCTGGGCATCGCCCGCCGCACCGGCCCCGGGCATGAACGGCTGACCCAGTGGAGCCTGGACCTGGCCCAGCCGCTGGCCGCTGCACAGCAACTCCAGGCCTGGCTGGCGCAGCAGGCCAGGCCGGCCAGCGCCACGCTGATCAACAACGCGGCACTCCTGAATCCGCCGGGGCCAGTCGAAGGCGTCGAGCTGGCTGCGCTGTCGGACGGCCTCCGCGTGGGACTCGAAGCGACGCTGCTGCTGTCCAGCGCCTTCCTGCGCGCGGCCCGGCCCTGGGGCGTGCCGCTGAAGATCCTCAACATCAGCTCCGGCCTGGGCCGCCGCGCCATGGCCGGCGCCGCCCCCTATTGCGCGGCCAAGGCCGGCATGGACAACCTCTCGGCCTCGATGGCGCTGGACGAAGCCCAGCGCGCGGACGGCGCCCGCGTCGTCTCGCTGGCACCCGGCATCATCGACACCGACATGCAGGTCCAGCTGCGCGCTGCCGACCCCGCCGGCTTCCCCGACCATGGCAATTTCGTCGGCTACAAAAGCAGCGGCGCGCTGGCCAGCCCCGTGGCCACGGCAGCCAAGATCCTGGCCTACCTGGCCAGGTCCGATTTCGGCCACCAGGCCATCGCCGACATCCGCCAGGCTTGA
- a CDS encoding Tim44-like domain-containing protein, with product MLNSKLLASLLALALSLGAFNDADAKRIGGGGMKRTVPQQTAPGTPAKPAAPAQQAAPQQQAAPAPAAAPAAPPKRSWMGPLAGLAAGLGLAALASHFGFGAELASFMTMALIALVVMMVIGFVMRRFAAAKQAQAAYAGGAGGYAPVQRIDPAPVAAAAVAAPAVSQEDAEFSSLAKKVFIRLQAANDAGDQADLRRFTTPEMYASIQQELLDRKGATQQTEVLQLDAAVIDRALEDGQQVVSVRFWGLVRERSEEAAGQFDEVWHLVRPQDSSRDWAIAGIQPSQH from the coding sequence ATGCTGAATTCCAAGCTGCTTGCCAGCCTCCTTGCCCTTGCCCTGAGCCTGGGTGCGTTCAACGACGCCGACGCCAAGCGCATCGGCGGTGGCGGCATGAAGCGCACGGTGCCGCAGCAGACGGCGCCCGGCACGCCGGCCAAGCCCGCGGCACCGGCCCAGCAGGCCGCGCCTCAGCAACAGGCTGCTCCTGCACCTGCCGCCGCGCCCGCGGCGCCGCCCAAGCGCAGCTGGATGGGCCCGCTCGCGGGCCTGGCCGCCGGCCTGGGCCTGGCGGCGCTCGCCAGCCACTTCGGCTTCGGCGCCGAGCTGGCCAGCTTCATGACCATGGCCCTGATCGCCCTGGTGGTGATGATGGTCATCGGCTTCGTGATGCGCCGCTTCGCCGCGGCCAAGCAGGCGCAAGCGGCCTACGCGGGCGGTGCCGGCGGCTACGCCCCGGTCCAGCGCATCGACCCGGCGCCCGTGGCTGCGGCAGCGGTTGCAGCACCGGCCGTTTCGCAAGAGGACGCCGAGTTCTCCAGCCTGGCCAAGAAGGTCTTCATCCGCCTGCAGGCCGCCAATGACGCCGGCGACCAGGCCGACCTGCGCCGCTTCACCACGCCCGAGATGTACGCCTCCATCCAGCAGGAGCTGCTGGACCGCAAGGGCGCCACCCAACAGACCGAGGTGCTGCAGCTGGACGCCGCCGTGATCGACCGCGCGCTGGAAGACGGCCAGCAGGTGGTCAGCGTGCGCTTCTGGGGCCTGGTGCGCGAGCGCAGCGAGGAGGCGGCCGGCCAATTCGACGAGGTCTGGCACCTGGTCCGTCCGCAGGACAGCAGCCGCGACTGGGCGATTGCCGGCATCCAGCCCAGCCAGCACTGA
- a CDS encoding prolyl oligopeptidase family serine peptidase has translation MSKRSSQLLPALLLALAGAGLVQAQEAAKPVLAPNANLVVQGIPPVPQSLAESVNAYGDFRGHGFVDWHPSKREMLIAHRKAGGNTSQLFRLAGPMAELEQLTDANDPVGGASYEPLGGRYIVFARASGGNEVAQLYRLGGKGKEPVLLTDPDLRHGMNGWLHKSSQLLFTSVPLDRTAQGGSRAQVMTQLWIMDPEKPEAKRKIAELPGGGWGVGSVSWDDKQLALSEYISANEARVWLMDLATGEKRQVLPAPGQTERASHGPVAFSRDNQELFIATTRFSEFREVARLKLADGTLQRLETGMNWDVSGGTLTEDGKKLALQFNIDGRDELRFYDAQTFKPLPSPRLPAGSVGSASYDKTRGELMFSLNSAQGPGQIFSLDAAGKVQQWTKAYSPPSIDASKFGDQQIVRWKSFDGRQISGLVNLPPADKFPGKRPVLINIHGGPEGQSTMGFIGRNNYFVQELGIAMIQPNVRGSSGYGKTFLDLDNGFKREDSVKDIGALLDWIATQPNLDASRVMVVGGSYGGYMVLAVSTHYADRIVGAIDIVGISHFVTFLNNTESYRRDLRRVEYGDERDPAMKEFLDKISPLTNAARIKKPLFVVQGKNDPRVPYTEAEQIVAKVRDQGTPVWYLRAENEGHGFARKENQDFLFYSMIGFMQQNLLK, from the coding sequence ATGTCCAAGCGTTCTTCGCAGCTGCTTCCCGCCCTGCTGCTCGCCCTGGCTGGCGCTGGCCTGGTCCAGGCCCAGGAGGCGGCCAAGCCCGTGCTGGCGCCCAATGCCAACCTGGTCGTGCAGGGCATTCCGCCCGTACCGCAGAGCCTGGCCGAATCGGTCAATGCCTATGGCGATTTCCGCGGCCATGGCTTCGTCGACTGGCACCCCAGCAAGCGCGAGATGCTGATCGCGCACCGCAAGGCCGGAGGCAACACCTCCCAGCTGTTCCGACTGGCCGGGCCCATGGCCGAGCTCGAACAGCTGACCGATGCCAACGACCCGGTGGGCGGCGCCAGCTATGAGCCGCTGGGCGGCCGCTACATCGTGTTCGCCCGCGCCAGCGGCGGCAACGAAGTGGCACAGCTCTACCGCCTGGGCGGCAAGGGCAAGGAACCGGTGCTGCTGACCGACCCCGACCTGCGCCACGGCATGAACGGCTGGCTGCACAAGAGCAGCCAGCTGCTGTTCACCTCGGTGCCGCTGGACCGCACGGCGCAAGGCGGCAGCCGCGCCCAGGTGATGACCCAGTTGTGGATCATGGATCCCGAGAAGCCCGAGGCCAAGCGCAAGATCGCCGAACTGCCCGGTGGTGGCTGGGGCGTTGGCTCGGTGTCGTGGGACGACAAGCAGCTGGCTCTGAGCGAGTACATCTCGGCCAACGAGGCCCGCGTCTGGCTGATGGACCTGGCTACCGGCGAAAAGCGGCAGGTGCTGCCGGCTCCGGGCCAGACTGAACGAGCCAGCCACGGGCCGGTCGCATTCAGCCGTGACAACCAGGAGCTGTTCATCGCCACCACCCGCTTCAGCGAGTTCCGCGAGGTGGCCCGGCTGAAGCTGGCCGACGGCACGCTGCAGCGGCTGGAAACCGGCATGAACTGGGACGTCAGCGGTGGCACGCTGACCGAGGACGGCAAGAAGCTGGCCCTTCAATTCAACATCGACGGCCGCGACGAGCTGCGCTTCTACGACGCCCAGACCTTCAAGCCGCTGCCTAGCCCCAGGCTGCCGGCCGGCTCGGTCGGTTCAGCGAGCTATGACAAGACCCGCGGCGAGCTGATGTTCAGCCTCAACAGCGCCCAGGGCCCGGGCCAGATCTTCTCGCTCGACGCTGCCGGCAAGGTCCAGCAATGGACCAAGGCCTATTCACCGCCCAGCATCGATGCCAGCAAGTTCGGCGACCAGCAGATCGTGCGCTGGAAGAGCTTTGACGGCCGCCAGATCTCGGGCCTGGTCAATCTGCCGCCGGCGGACAAGTTCCCCGGCAAGCGACCGGTGCTGATCAACATCCACGGTGGCCCCGAGGGCCAGTCGACGATGGGTTTCATAGGCCGCAACAACTACTTCGTGCAGGAGCTGGGCATCGCCATGATCCAGCCGAACGTGCGCGGTTCCAGCGGCTATGGCAAGACCTTCCTGGACCTGGACAACGGCTTCAAGCGCGAAGACTCGGTCAAGGACATCGGTGCCCTGCTGGACTGGATCGCCACCCAGCCCAATCTGGACGCCAGCCGCGTGATGGTGGTGGGCGGCAGCTACGGCGGCTACATGGTGCTGGCCGTGTCCACGCACTATGCGGACCGCATCGTCGGTGCGATCGACATCGTCGGCATCTCGCACTTCGTCACCTTCCTGAACAACACCGAGAGCTACCGTCGCGACTTGCGCCGCGTCGAGTACGGCGACGAGCGTGACCCGGCGATGAAGGAGTTCCTGGACAAGATCTCGCCGCTGACCAACGCCGCCAGGATCAAGAAGCCGCTGTTCGTGGTGCAGGGCAAGAACGACCCGCGCGTGCCCTACACCGAGGCCGAGCAGATCGTGGCCAAGGTGCGCGATCAGGGCACGCCGGTCTGGTATCTGCGCGCCGAGAACGAGGGCCATGGCTTCGCCCGCAAGGAGAACCAGGATTTCCTGTTCTATTCCATGATCGGTTTTATGCAGCAGAACCTGCTGAAGTAA
- the pyrE gene encoding orotate phosphoribosyltransferase: MTATASASLAQDFVAFAVEAGVLRFGEFKTKAGRLSPYFFNAGLFDDGAKLARLAEFYAKTLIASGLQFDMIFGPAYKGITLAAAVSIELARLGHNKPFAYNRKEAKDHGEGGTLVGAPVVGRVLIIDDVISAGTSVRESIAMIQAAGATPCGVSIALDRQEKAAENGVDMEWSAVQYVNRQLNLPVVAIAGLADLLDFLRTTSNPAAQAHAAAVLAYRQRYGV, encoded by the coding sequence ATGACCGCCACCGCTTCTGCTTCGCTCGCCCAGGACTTCGTCGCCTTCGCGGTCGAGGCCGGTGTGTTGCGCTTCGGTGAGTTCAAGACCAAGGCCGGCCGGCTGAGCCCCTATTTCTTCAATGCCGGCCTGTTCGACGACGGTGCCAAGCTGGCCCGCCTGGCCGAGTTCTATGCCAAGACCTTGATCGCGTCGGGCCTGCAGTTCGACATGATCTTCGGCCCGGCCTACAAGGGCATCACGCTGGCCGCCGCCGTGTCCATCGAGCTGGCGCGGCTGGGCCACAACAAGCCCTTCGCCTACAACCGCAAGGAAGCCAAGGACCACGGCGAGGGCGGCACCCTTGTCGGCGCGCCCGTGGTCGGCCGCGTTCTGATCATCGATGACGTGATCTCGGCCGGCACCTCGGTGCGCGAGTCCATCGCGATGATCCAGGCCGCCGGTGCCACGCCCTGCGGCGTCAGCATCGCGCTGGACCGCCAGGAGAAGGCGGCGGAGAACGGCGTCGACATGGAGTGGAGCGCCGTGCAATACGTCAACCGCCAGCTGAACCTGCCCGTCGTGGCCATTGCCGGCCTGGCGGACCTGCTCGACTTCCTCCGCACCACCAGCAACCCGGCCGCCCAGGCGCATGCCGCGGCCGTGCTGGCCTACCGCCAACGCTACGGGGTCTGA
- a CDS encoding exodeoxyribonuclease III: protein MKFVTANLNGIRSAATKGFFDWAPRQKADAIGVQEVKAQADVVDGQFDKIGSLNGHFHYAEKKGYSGVGLYTREEPSDLIVGFDGGEFDGEGRWVEKRFDKPGRKLSLISCYFPSGSSGEERQQAKFRFLALMYPHLMALKGKREFILVGDINIAHQQADLKNWRSNQKNSGFLPEERAWLTQLFGEGGLVDVYRQLEPDTTDDCYTWWSNRGQAYANNVGWRLDYHFATPKLAALAKRATIYKEQKFSDHAPLTIDYGFEL, encoded by the coding sequence ATGAAATTCGTCACTGCCAACCTCAACGGCATCCGCTCCGCCGCCACCAAGGGCTTCTTCGACTGGGCGCCGCGCCAGAAGGCCGACGCGATCGGCGTGCAGGAGGTCAAGGCCCAGGCCGACGTGGTCGACGGCCAGTTCGACAAGATCGGCAGCCTGAACGGCCATTTCCACTATGCCGAGAAGAAGGGCTACTCGGGCGTGGGTCTCTACACCCGCGAAGAGCCCAGCGATCTGATCGTCGGCTTCGACGGCGGCGAGTTCGACGGCGAAGGCCGCTGGGTCGAGAAGCGCTTCGACAAGCCCGGCCGCAAGCTCAGCCTGATCTCCTGCTACTTCCCCAGCGGCTCCTCGGGCGAAGAGCGCCAGCAGGCCAAGTTCCGCTTCCTGGCCCTGATGTACCCGCACCTGATGGCGCTCAAGGGCAAGCGTGAGTTCATCCTGGTCGGCGACATCAACATCGCCCACCAGCAAGCCGACCTGAAGAACTGGCGCAGCAATCAGAAGAACTCGGGCTTCCTGCCCGAGGAGCGCGCCTGGCTGACCCAGCTGTTTGGCGAAGGCGGCCTGGTCGACGTCTACCGCCAGCTGGAGCCCGACACCACGGACGATTGCTACACCTGGTGGAGCAACCGCGGCCAGGCCTATGCCAACAACGTCGGTTGGCGGCTGGACTATCACTTCGCCACGCCCAAACTGGCGGCACTGGCCAAGCGGGCCACGATCTACAAGGAACAGAAGTTCAGCGACCATGCGCCGCTGACCATCGACTACGGCTTCGAGCTTTAG